One Chroococcidiopsis sp. TS-821 genomic window carries:
- a CDS encoding MOSC domain-containing protein gives MSSIITELFVHPVKGLTPQAATQVKLQAGHGVIGDRAFALVYDTSRSSDDVVPWMHKRHFAMQCDFPALAALDCHYDFQTTLLTIKHKERELLAAKTNDSQERNLISSFFTGYLATDVKSPLRLVGENDGKTRYPDRNTVHISLINQATLDQLSNIVGERVDVRRFRPNIVFAGIPAWTEFDWIGQHFQVGSAQIEITAPINRCLNINVNPQTGKQDLPLLSLLKQHFEHQQIGVLAKVIASGTVAIGDRLQQ, from the coding sequence ATGTCAAGTATTATTACAGAGTTGTTCGTTCATCCAGTCAAAGGGCTAACACCTCAAGCCGCAACTCAAGTAAAGTTGCAAGCGGGACATGGAGTTATAGGCGATCGCGCGTTTGCATTGGTATACGATACTTCTAGATCCTCCGATGATGTTGTTCCGTGGATGCACAAACGTCATTTTGCGATGCAATGCGATTTTCCTGCATTAGCAGCTTTGGATTGTCACTACGATTTTCAAACTACATTATTAACGATTAAGCACAAAGAACGCGAATTACTCGCAGCGAAAACAAACGATTCTCAGGAACGCAACTTAATCAGTTCATTTTTTACAGGCTATCTTGCAACGGATGTGAAATCGCCGCTACGGTTAGTTGGTGAAAACGATGGCAAAACGCGTTACCCCGATCGCAACACAGTACACATATCTCTTATCAATCAAGCCACATTAGACCAATTAAGTAATATTGTGGGAGAACGTGTAGATGTACGACGCTTTCGCCCCAATATTGTTTTTGCAGGTATACCAGCATGGACGGAGTTTGATTGGATAGGACAACACTTTCAAGTTGGTTCTGCACAAATCGAAATTACTGCTCCAATTAATCGCTGTTTAAATATTAATGTCAATCCTCAAACAGGTAAGCAAGATTTACCACTACTTTCTTTACTAAAACAGCACTTTGAGCATCAGCAAATAGGAGTTCTTGCCAAAGTCATTGCTAGCGGTACAGTTGCGATTGGCGATCGCTTGCAACAATGA
- a CDS encoding CsbD family protein translates to MSIENRAEAVAKNVEGKLQEAVSEITGNTKDKAEGQAKQEEAAAMHAIEDAKDAVKDTIDKV, encoded by the coding sequence ATGAGCATTGAAAACCGTGCTGAAGCTGTTGCTAAGAACGTAGAAGGTAAACTGCAAGAAGCTGTCAGTGAAATTACGGGTAACACAAAAGATAAAGCTGAAGGTCAAGCGAAACAAGAAGAAGCCGCAGCAATGCACGCGATTGAAGACGCTAAGGATGCAGTCAAGGATACTATTGATAAAGTGTAA
- a CDS encoding EAL domain-containing protein: MRWQARLVFCSAIATLVSVLYATTATTLLKSLEKVEIEDTYQNVEGFLDAFAQTQADFSLRVADWAMWDDTYQFVQDSNKEYIEINITPESIQNIQINAAVFLNTKNHIVYSAEFDLTTNQKVGIPKSLNQYIATHKQLLQHSSFDSSISGVIALPQGLMLIASRPIIDSKAEGPIRGTLIFGRYLDKTKIDILAKKSRLNLTLYGLNQVLPPDFQTALASLSQTQTIFIRPINDSLIAGYILLTDIDNQPIAILRTEQPRTIYLQGINSLRYLFLLLVLIGLAFAGVTLPLLERLILLRFDRQEREERYHAVVTQASEGIFLIDAQSKVLLEANTALQSLLGYTATEILQLTLYDIIVGDRQQIDTDLQQISAKDSNFTREYKYQRQDGSLIDVEASAIQILYNEKAAFCIVVRDITDRKKVEMALRESEQRLSWQASHDSLTGLVNRREFEQCLVSALNSAKNEGINHAVCYVDVDQFKIINDTCGHAAGDHLLRKVSNLFQNRLRKTDVLARLGGDEFGIIFYECSLEEATQITEALRQQLNEFPFIWKEKVFSVSASIGVVAINADTPDLASVLSAADAACYAAKNKGRNRVNVYQPNDREIAQQRGEMQWVSQIPKALEENRFCLFYQEIAPLIGGNHQQHYEILLRLKDENGQIVPPMAFIPAAERYNLMHLIDRWVISTLFAHLAQSSTIDDTIYAVNVSAASINDDSFIDFVQVQFAHYQIPPSSICFEITETLAIANLSQAVVFIQKLKNLGCYFALDDFGSGMSSFAYLKSLPVDYLKIDGSLVKDIVQDAIAYSMVEAISRVATVMELQTIAEFVENDAIQEKLRNLPVDYAQGYGISKPKPLV, translated from the coding sequence TTGCGATGGCAAGCAAGACTAGTATTTTGTAGTGCGATCGCGACCTTAGTGTCCGTATTGTATGCTACTACTGCTACTACTTTGCTGAAAAGTTTGGAAAAGGTTGAAATCGAAGATACCTACCAAAACGTTGAAGGGTTTTTAGATGCGTTTGCGCAAACACAGGCAGATTTTAGCTTGCGCGTCGCTGACTGGGCAATGTGGGATGATACGTATCAATTTGTACAAGATAGTAATAAAGAATACATCGAAATTAATATAACTCCAGAATCAATCCAAAACATTCAAATTAATGCCGCAGTCTTTCTCAATACTAAAAATCATATTGTTTATAGTGCAGAATTTGATTTAACAACAAACCAAAAAGTAGGTATACCAAAGTCATTAAATCAATATATTGCTACTCACAAACAATTATTGCAACACTCTAGTTTTGATAGTAGTATATCAGGAGTAATTGCCTTACCTCAAGGTCTAATGCTGATCGCTTCACGACCAATTATTGATAGTAAAGCTGAAGGACCAATTCGCGGGACACTAATTTTTGGGCGCTATCTCGATAAAACCAAAATTGATATTTTAGCTAAAAAAAGCCGCTTAAACCTTACATTATATGGGTTAAATCAGGTATTACCTCCAGACTTTCAAACAGCTTTAGCATCACTCTCACAAACGCAAACAATTTTTATTCGCCCCATCAATGATAGCCTGATTGCTGGTTACATTTTACTGACAGATATAGACAATCAGCCTATAGCAATTTTACGCACAGAACAACCGCGAACTATATACTTGCAAGGTATTAATAGTCTTCGTTATCTCTTTTTGCTATTAGTATTAATTGGATTGGCTTTTGCTGGGGTAACATTACCTTTATTAGAAAGATTAATTTTATTGCGATTTGATCGACAAGAACGCGAAGAGCGCTATCATGCAGTTGTGACCCAAGCTTCTGAAGGTATTTTTTTGATTGATGCTCAAAGTAAAGTTCTACTAGAAGCTAATACAGCATTACAAAGTTTATTAGGTTATACCGCAACGGAAATCTTACAACTCACACTGTACGATATTATTGTTGGCGATCGCCAGCAAATTGATACCGACCTTCAGCAGATTTCAGCCAAAGACTCTAATTTTACACGCGAATACAAATATCAACGTCAGGATGGCTCATTAATTGATGTTGAAGCAAGTGCGATTCAGATTTTGTACAACGAAAAAGCTGCTTTTTGTATAGTAGTCAGAGATATTACCGATCGAAAGAAAGTTGAGATGGCGTTGCGTGAAAGCGAACAACGTTTATCTTGGCAAGCAAGTCATGATTCGCTAACTGGGCTGGTTAACCGTCGTGAATTTGAGCAATGTTTGGTCAGTGCTTTAAACAGTGCAAAAAATGAAGGTATAAACCATGCTGTTTGTTACGTAGATGTCGATCAATTCAAGATTATTAATGATACCTGCGGTCATGCAGCGGGAGATCATTTATTACGCAAAGTCAGTAATTTATTTCAAAATAGATTACGTAAAACGGATGTGTTAGCCCGTTTAGGTGGCGATGAGTTTGGGATCATTTTTTATGAGTGTTCTTTAGAAGAAGCTACTCAAATTACAGAAGCTCTACGACAACAACTGAACGAATTTCCGTTCATATGGAAAGAAAAAGTTTTTTCCGTGAGTGCGAGTATCGGGGTTGTGGCTATTAATGCAGATACCCCTGATTTAGCAAGTGTTTTAAGCGCTGCGGATGCAGCTTGTTATGCCGCGAAAAATAAAGGACGCAATCGAGTCAATGTTTATCAACCCAACGATCGCGAAATAGCTCAACAACGCGGCGAAATGCAATGGGTATCGCAAATTCCTAAAGCTTTAGAAGAAAACCGTTTTTGTTTATTTTATCAAGAAATTGCCCCCTTAATTGGGGGAAATCATCAACAACACTACGAAATTCTGTTGCGTTTAAAAGATGAGAATGGTCAAATTGTACCACCAATGGCTTTCATTCCAGCTGCTGAGCGTTATAACTTGATGCATCTAATCGATCGCTGGGTAATTTCTACATTGTTCGCACATTTAGCACAATCGTCAACTATTGATGACACAATTTACGCCGTCAATGTTTCGGCAGCAAGTATCAACGATGACAGTTTTATTGATTTTGTGCAAGTACAATTTGCACATTATCAAATTCCACCCTCAAGTATTTGTTTTGAGATTACTGAAACACTGGCGATCGCTAATTTAAGTCAAGCAGTGGTATTTATTCAAAAACTTAAAAATCTCGGTTGTTATTTTGCCTTAGATGATTTTGGTAGCGGCATGTCTTCGTTTGCCTATTTAAAAAGTTTACCAGTCGATTACCTCAAAATTGATGGCTCTTTAGTCAAAGATATTGTTCAAGATGCGATCGCTTACAGTATGGTCGAAGCAATCAGCCGCGTTGCGACCGTGATGGAACTACAAACAATTGCAGAGTTTGTTGAAAACGACGCCATTCAAGAAAAGCTGCGAAATTTGCCCGTAGATTACGCTCAAGGATATGGAATTTCTAAACCAAAACCATTAGTTTAA
- a CDS encoding molybdenum cofactor guanylyltransferase has translation MYSLSAIVLAGGKSSRMGKDKALLAIQGVPLLKRVCDVASSLCDAVYVVTPTPEKYQHLALKNSQFVREVPLSQETLSIPSSTKVTLPLPHGPLVGFAQGLAVVKTDWVLLLACDLPKLQVEVLQDWAEELENVPQEAIAALPRQEKGWEPLCGFYRHGCLPVLNAFIAQGGRSFQTWLVQHPVHVLSLPNAEILFNCNTPEDLAFVDDTR, from the coding sequence ATGTACTCGCTGAGTGCCATAGTTTTAGCTGGTGGAAAAAGTTCGCGAATGGGCAAAGATAAAGCTTTGCTAGCAATTCAGGGCGTTCCGCTGTTAAAACGCGTGTGTGATGTCGCCAGCAGCTTGTGCGATGCAGTTTATGTTGTTACGCCTACACCAGAAAAATATCAGCATTTGGCACTGAAAAATAGTCAATTTGTTCGGGAAGTTCCACTGTCGCAGGAAACTCTGAGCATACCATCTTCAACTAAGGTAACTTTACCACTTCCCCACGGTCCATTAGTTGGTTTTGCACAAGGACTCGCTGTAGTGAAAACTGATTGGGTACTATTACTTGCTTGCGATTTACCTAAACTGCAAGTAGAGGTACTACAAGACTGGGCAGAAGAGTTAGAAAATGTTCCTCAAGAGGCGATCGCTGCTTTACCGCGTCAGGAAAAAGGTTGGGAACCTTTGTGTGGCTTTTATCGCCATGGTTGTTTACCTGTATTGAACGCTTTTATTGCCCAAGGCGGGCGATCGTTTCAAACTTGGCTGGTACAACACCCCGTACACGTTTTATCTTTACCTAATGCAGAAATACTTTTTAACTGCAATACGCCAGAGGATTTGGCTTTTGTCGATGATACTCGCTGA
- a CDS encoding SDR family oxidoreductase translates to MFLVTGATGQIGRRVVRLLRQQELPVRAFVRLSSRYGELEHRGAEIFIGDLREEKDIQKACQGVQYIISTHGSDGDPLALDYRANIELIDCAQAQQVRHFVFISVLGADRGYEDAPTFKAKRAVEQYLQASGLNYTIFRPAGLSSNLLSLAERFRQTRMYLLIGDPKNRTSIVSTDDLAQMVVNSVSVGGAKNQILPVGGPEILHREDIPHIFGRVFNQEPIIINPPLFVVDGFRTVLGLLNPPVQKTLGTFRTLLANEFFCTHDEIARLESIFNLKLESLESFLRRYLAV, encoded by the coding sequence ATGTTTCTAGTCACAGGCGCAACAGGACAAATTGGGCGGAGAGTAGTCAGATTGCTGCGACAGCAGGAATTACCCGTACGCGCTTTTGTTCGCCTTAGTTCTCGCTATGGGGAGTTAGAACACCGAGGAGCAGAAATTTTTATTGGTGACTTGCGCGAAGAAAAAGATATTCAAAAAGCTTGTCAAGGAGTGCAATATATCATTAGTACGCATGGTTCGGATGGCGATCCTCTAGCACTAGATTATCGTGCCAATATCGAATTAATTGACTGCGCGCAAGCACAACAGGTACGACACTTTGTCTTTATTTCGGTACTAGGTGCAGATCGCGGCTATGAAGATGCACCAACATTTAAAGCCAAACGTGCTGTTGAACAATATCTCCAAGCGAGTGGTTTGAACTATACAATTTTTCGTCCTGCCGGACTATCATCAAATCTACTATCACTTGCTGAACGCTTTCGCCAAACGCGAATGTATTTATTGATAGGCGATCCGAAAAATCGTACTTCTATTGTCAGTACAGACGATTTAGCGCAAATGGTAGTGAATTCGGTTTCGGTTGGCGGCGCAAAAAACCAAATTTTACCCGTGGGAGGACCAGAAATTTTACACCGCGAAGATATTCCCCACATTTTTGGTCGCGTGTTTAATCAAGAACCGATTATTATTAATCCACCTTTATTTGTTGTCGATGGTTTTCGTACCGTATTAGGCTTATTAAATCCTCCAGTTCAGAAGACTTTAGGAACTTTTCGCACGTTGCTTGCTAACGAGTTTTTCTGTACGCATGATGAAATTGCGCGCCTAGAGTCAATATTTAATTTGAAGTTAGAGTCTTTAGAGAGTTTTCTCCGTCGCTATTTGGCAGTTTAG
- the xth gene encoding exodeoxyribonuclease III — MQIATWNVNSIRTRQEHVVAWLQQNPVDVLCLQETKVVDADFPRSPFEQLGYYIYASGQKSYNGVAILSRSPLTDVSTGFTPVLGDAIPDAFELDAQKRLITGVTANIRIVNLYVPNGAAVGSDKYEYKLRWLQVLREYLRSLLVLSANICICGDFNIALEDRDLHDPATLTGHIMASELERQALREILELGFSDAFRKFTSEAGHYSWWDYRSGAFRRNLGWRIDHHYLTADLYKQAKSCFIDITPRKLPKPSDHAPVVVEL; from the coding sequence ATGCAAATTGCCACTTGGAACGTTAATTCGATTCGGACTCGCCAAGAACACGTTGTTGCTTGGTTGCAGCAAAATCCTGTTGATGTATTGTGTTTGCAGGAAACCAAAGTTGTCGATGCAGATTTTCCGCGATCGCCTTTTGAGCAACTTGGCTATTATATTTATGCTTCTGGACAAAAGTCATACAACGGAGTGGCGATCCTCAGTCGTTCGCCGTTAACGGATGTTAGTACAGGATTTACACCCGTTTTGGGCGATGCGATTCCCGACGCATTTGAACTTGACGCGCAAAAACGCTTGATTACAGGAGTAACGGCAAATATTCGCATTGTGAATCTTTACGTACCGAACGGTGCAGCGGTTGGTAGTGACAAGTACGAGTATAAACTGCGGTGGTTGCAAGTTTTACGCGAATACTTGCGATCGCTTTTAGTTTTATCCGCTAACATTTGTATCTGTGGTGACTTCAATATTGCACTCGAAGACCGCGATCTGCACGATCCCGCTACTCTTACAGGACATATCATGGCATCAGAACTTGAGCGACAAGCACTGCGTGAAATCCTTGAATTAGGTTTTAGCGATGCTTTTCGTAAATTTACTTCTGAAGCAGGGCATTATAGCTGGTGGGACTACCGTAGTGGCGCTTTTCGCCGTAACTTAGGTTGGAGGATCGACCATCATTACCTAACTGCGGATCTGTACAAACAAGCAAAAAGCTGCTTTATTGATATCACTCCACGAAAATTGCCGAAACCAAGCGATCACGCTCCCGTTGTTGTTGAGTTGTAG
- the ggt gene encoding gamma-glutamyltransferase, which yields MSTNGMVTTPHYHASQAALDVLKGGGNAVDAAIAAASTLAVVYPHMNSIGGDNFWLIYNAKTNELRALNASGRAGEKVTIEFYQKQGYEKIPARGYLAANTVPGVVSGWQEAYNYAQKTMGNSLPWNQLFTAAIGYAEAGVPVTPSQEIWTKRNIDEKDQEFRALQRFPAFRQTYLKENGEAYKAGEIFRQPQLAQTLKLIATQGADVFYRGEIAQRIVADVQKNGGLLTLQDFAQHTSDWVQPISTNYRGYQAYNFPPNTQGIASLSILNILNNFDLRKIGEGTADYYHLIVEATKQAFADRDKYVTDPEFVKIPVDSLLSVNHGRQLAARISMNQTRKEAKPLDPKGDTVWLGVVDKDGNAVSLIQSIYHDFGSGIVAGNTGVLLQNRGSFFSLDKNHINRLEPRKRTFHTLNPAMLFRDGKPYLVYGTMGGEGQPQTQAAIVTRIVDYGFSVQEAIDAPRWLHGRTWGASSNDLKIEGRVPESVTAELAKRGHPVNVVDDYTDTMGHAGAILIDPTTNVLHGGADSRGDGSAVGY from the coding sequence ATGTCTACCAATGGCATGGTTACAACTCCCCACTATCATGCTTCGCAAGCAGCACTCGACGTTCTTAAAGGTGGTGGTAATGCTGTAGATGCAGCGATCGCCGCAGCTTCTACTCTAGCCGTTGTTTATCCGCATATGAATAGTATTGGCGGCGACAATTTCTGGCTAATTTATAACGCCAAAACTAATGAACTAAGAGCACTCAACGCGAGTGGTCGTGCTGGAGAAAAGGTTACAATCGAATTTTATCAAAAACAGGGTTACGAAAAGATACCTGCTAGAGGCTACTTAGCAGCAAATACTGTACCTGGAGTCGTTTCAGGGTGGCAAGAAGCCTACAACTATGCGCAAAAAACAATGGGCAATTCTCTCCCTTGGAATCAACTATTCACTGCTGCTATTGGTTACGCGGAAGCCGGTGTTCCAGTCACGCCAAGTCAAGAAATTTGGACGAAGAGAAATATTGATGAAAAAGACCAAGAATTTCGGGCATTACAACGTTTTCCTGCTTTTCGCCAAACGTATTTAAAAGAGAATGGAGAAGCCTACAAAGCTGGGGAAATTTTTAGACAACCACAACTTGCGCAAACACTAAAACTTATTGCTACTCAAGGGGCGGATGTTTTTTATCGAGGTGAAATTGCTCAACGAATTGTAGCAGATGTGCAAAAGAATGGCGGGCTTTTAACGTTGCAAGATTTTGCGCAACATACTTCTGATTGGGTGCAACCAATTTCTACAAATTATCGCGGTTACCAAGCTTACAATTTCCCACCAAATACACAAGGAATCGCGTCACTATCAATTCTCAACATTCTCAACAACTTTGACCTGCGAAAAATAGGCGAAGGAACAGCAGACTACTACCACTTAATTGTTGAAGCTACTAAACAAGCGTTTGCCGATCGCGATAAATATGTTACTGACCCTGAATTTGTAAAAATTCCTGTTGATTCGCTGTTGTCCGTAAATCACGGTAGACAATTAGCAGCTCGAATTAGCATGAATCAAACGCGAAAAGAAGCAAAGCCACTCGATCCTAAAGGCGATACCGTATGGTTAGGAGTCGTAGATAAAGACGGAAATGCTGTTTCTTTAATTCAAAGTATTTATCATGATTTTGGCTCAGGAATTGTTGCCGGAAATACCGGAGTATTATTGCAAAATCGTGGTAGTTTCTTTTCGTTAGATAAAAATCACATTAATCGTTTAGAACCAAGAAAGCGGACTTTTCATACCTTAAATCCAGCCATGCTCTTTAGAGATGGAAAACCCTATTTAGTCTATGGCACGATGGGCGGTGAAGGTCAACCACAAACCCAAGCAGCAATAGTAACTCGGATTGTTGATTACGGATTTAGCGTTCAAGAAGCGATTGATGCACCGCGATGGCTACACGGGCGTACTTGGGGTGCATCTTCTAATGACTTAAAAATTGAAGGGCGAGTACCAGAAAGCGTCACGGCGGAATTAGCTAAACGCGGTCATCCCGTGAATGTTGTTGACGATTACACTGACACAATGGGACACGCAGGTGCTATTTTGATTGACCCTACAACGAATGTACTTCATGGCGGGGCTGATTCTAGAGGCGATGGTTCAGCAGTAGGGTACTAA
- a CDS encoding acetolactate synthase large subunit — MNTAELLVQCLENEGVRYVFGLPGEENLHVLEALKNSSIQFITTRHEQGAAFMADVYGRLTGKAGVCLSTLGPGATNLMTGVADANLDGAPLVAITGQVGTDQMHIEAHQYLDLVAMFAPVTKWNTQIVRPSNTPEIVRKAFKRSQSEKPGAVHIDLPENIAAMPATGTPLKTDKLERTYAAFHSITEAATAISNAHNPIILVGNGAIRADASEAVTEFATQLNIPVANTFMGKGVIPYKHPLALWSVGLQQRDYINCGFDNTDLVIAIGYDLIEYSPKKWNPDGEIPIVHIGETPAEIDSSYIPLVEVVGDISDSLYEILKRADRSDKPDPYALELREDIRADYEQYANDDGFPIKPQKLIYDLRQVMGPEDIVISDVGAHKMWIARHYHCDRPNTCLISNGFAAMGIAIPGAVAAKLVYPNRKIVAATGDGGFMMNCQELETALRVGTPFVTLIFNDGGYGLIEWKQHNQFGRSSFVHFGNPDFVKLAESMGLKGYRVEATTDFIPILKTALAQDVPAVIDCPVDYQENYRFTQRSGDLNCIV, encoded by the coding sequence ATGAATACAGCAGAATTATTAGTGCAATGCCTAGAAAATGAAGGCGTGCGCTACGTTTTTGGCTTGCCAGGAGAAGAGAATTTACACGTCCTCGAAGCGCTGAAAAATTCTTCGATTCAATTTATCACGACGCGGCACGAACAAGGTGCAGCGTTCATGGCAGACGTCTACGGACGCTTAACCGGAAAAGCGGGCGTGTGTCTTTCGACATTAGGTCCTGGCGCAACGAATCTAATGACAGGAGTCGCTGACGCGAATTTGGACGGCGCACCCTTAGTAGCAATTACCGGACAAGTGGGAACAGATCAAATGCACATCGAAGCCCACCAGTATTTAGATTTAGTGGCAATGTTTGCCCCTGTAACGAAGTGGAATACGCAAATTGTTCGTCCTAGTAATACGCCGGAAATTGTCCGAAAAGCATTTAAGCGATCGCAAAGTGAAAAACCTGGTGCGGTTCATATCGATTTACCCGAAAATATTGCTGCAATGCCTGCGACTGGTACGCCTTTGAAGACTGATAAATTAGAAAGAACCTACGCAGCGTTTCATAGTATTACTGAAGCAGCAACAGCGATTTCCAACGCGCATAACCCGATTATTCTTGTTGGTAATGGCGCGATTCGTGCCGATGCGAGTGAAGCGGTTACTGAGTTTGCCACGCAACTAAATATTCCGGTTGCTAATACTTTTATGGGGAAAGGCGTGATTCCTTATAAGCATCCACTAGCATTGTGGTCAGTGGGATTGCAACAACGCGATTATATTAATTGTGGTTTTGATAATACTGATTTAGTTATTGCAATTGGCTATGATTTAATCGAGTATTCCCCGAAAAAATGGAATCCTGATGGCGAAATTCCGATCGTTCATATTGGGGAAACTCCCGCAGAAATTGATAGTAGTTATATTCCTCTTGTCGAAGTTGTTGGCGATATTTCGGATTCGTTATACGAAATCTTAAAACGCGCAGACCGCAGCGATAAACCCGATCCTTATGCGTTGGAATTACGCGAAGATATCCGTGCCGATTATGAGCAATATGCTAACGATGATGGATTTCCTATTAAACCACAAAAACTCATCTATGACTTGCGTCAGGTCATGGGACCAGAAGATATTGTGATTTCGGATGTCGGGGCGCACAAAATGTGGATTGCGCGACATTATCATTGCGATCGCCCAAATACGTGTTTGATTTCTAATGGCTTTGCGGCGATGGGAATTGCGATTCCTGGCGCGGTAGCGGCGAAACTTGTTTACCCTAATCGTAAAATTGTGGCAGCGACGGGTGATGGTGGTTTTATGATGAACTGCCAAGAATTAGAAACAGCGTTACGAGTTGGGACGCCATTTGTCACTTTGATTTTTAATGATGGCGGTTATGGATTAATTGAATGGAAGCAGCATAATCAATTTGGCAGGTCGTCTTTTGTCCATTTTGGCAATCCTGATTTTGTGAAATTAGCAGAAAGTATGGGACTGAAAGGCTATCGCGTTGAAGCGACAACCGATTTTATTCCTATTTTGAAAACAGCATTAGCGCAGGATGTTCCGGCGGTGATTGATTGTCCGGTTGACTATCAAGAAAATTATCGGTTTACGCAACGGTCTGGGGATTTGAATTGTATTGTGTAA
- a CDS encoding NAD-dependent succinate-semialdehyde dehydrogenase, whose product MGIATINPATGETLKTFQPLTDGEIAARLEQAQTAFEKYRWLPIAERSQFMQAAAEILEQQKAEYAKLMTLEMGKPLQSAIAEVEKCALVCRYYAERAAEFLADVAVKTEASQSFIRYQPLGIILAVMPWNFPFWQVFRFAAPALMAGNVGILKHASNVPQCALAIEDIIQRAGFPKGVFQTLLVGADKVPALIEDERVKAATLTGSEPAGASLAAHAGKQIKKTVLELGGSDPFIVLASADIETAAATATTARMLNSGQSCIAAKRFIVEEAIADKFEKLLVEHFQALKVGDPMHPDTNIGPLATPGILRDLDQQVQNCIASGAKVLVGGKPLAQPGNYYPPTILSEIPAGSAAYNEEFFGPVALLFRVPDIDAAIQLANSTPFGLGASAWTNDEQQRDRLISELEAGAVFINGLVKSDPRMPFGGIKRSGYGRELGIQGIHEFVNVKTVWVT is encoded by the coding sequence ATGGGTATCGCTACAATTAATCCCGCAACAGGGGAAACGCTGAAAACGTTTCAGCCGCTGACCGATGGCGAAATTGCAGCTAGACTGGAACAAGCACAAACAGCCTTTGAGAAGTATCGTTGGTTGCCAATTGCCGAGCGATCGCAGTTTATGCAAGCAGCGGCAGAGATATTAGAGCAACAAAAAGCAGAATATGCGAAGCTAATGACCCTAGAAATGGGGAAACCGTTACAAAGTGCGATCGCCGAAGTTGAAAAATGCGCGTTAGTATGCCGTTATTATGCAGAACGCGCCGCTGAGTTTTTAGCAGATGTCGCCGTCAAAACAGAAGCCAGTCAAAGTTTCATCCGCTATCAACCGTTAGGAATCATTCTAGCAGTTATGCCGTGGAATTTTCCATTCTGGCAAGTTTTTCGGTTCGCAGCACCGGCATTGATGGCAGGAAACGTAGGCATACTCAAACACGCGTCGAACGTACCGCAGTGCGCGCTAGCAATTGAAGATATTATCCAACGCGCAGGTTTTCCTAAGGGAGTTTTTCAAACGTTGTTAGTCGGCGCGGACAAAGTACCTGCCTTAATTGAAGATGAACGCGTTAAAGCCGCAACGTTAACCGGAAGCGAACCCGCAGGCGCAAGTTTAGCCGCCCATGCTGGCAAACAAATTAAAAAAACGGTACTCGAATTAGGCGGTAGCGATCCGTTTATTGTGTTAGCAAGTGCTGACATTGAAACAGCAGCGGCAACCGCTACGACTGCAAGAATGCTCAATAGCGGTCAATCGTGTATTGCTGCTAAACGGTTTATTGTCGAAGAGGCGATCGCCGATAAATTTGAGAAATTATTGGTAGAACACTTTCAGGCACTCAAAGTCGGCGATCCGATGCATCCTGATACTAATATTGGACCATTGGCAACGCCAGGAATTTTGCGAGATTTAGACCAACAAGTGCAAAATTGCATTGCAAGTGGCGCAAAAGTCCTTGTAGGCGGAAAACCGTTAGCGCAACCAGGAAACTACTATCCCCCAACGATTTTAAGCGAGATTCCTGCGGGGTCTGCGGCGTACAACGAAGAATTTTTTGGTCCAGTCGCACTTTTATTTCGCGTTCCCGATATCGACGCAGCGATTCAACTTGCCAATAGTACGCCATTTGGGTTGGGTGCTAGCGCCTGGACGAACGACGAACAGCAACGCGATCGCTTAATTTCCGAATTAGAAGCAGGTGCGGTGTTTATCAACGGTTTGGTAAAATCCGATCCGCGTATGCCCTTTGGTGGAATCAAACGTTCCGGCTATGGTAGAGAATTAGGCATTCAAGGCATCCATGAGTTTGTCAATGTTAAAACAGTGTGGGTAACGTAG